The bacterium nucleotide sequence AAATGGTTGCTTGATACGGCTAAAGATTTGAATATTCCCTATCAACTACATGTTGGTGGAAAAGGGGGGACAACTGATGCCTCAAGCATTCGCTTAGCCAGAGAAGGAATTCCAACAGGGGCGGTTTCTGTTCCAATACGCTATGCTCATACTCCAATTGAAGTTGTTAATTTAATAGATATGGAAAACACGATGACTTTTCTAAAATTTGCTATAGAAAAGGTAAATAAATATTTTCCACCTGTGCAATTAGAAATAAAAGGATAATTGATTAAACAGATTACATTTTTTATTGTAAGCGGATTGAGCGGATTTTTTTTTATTTCTTTTTCCGCTAAATCCGTTAAATCCGCTTACTAAATCCACCCGCTTACTATTAAAAATCTGTTTACTTAATTTTCTACCTGCACAGGTCAAACAAGTTACTACTCATCAACTTATTTTCCTTGTTAACCTATTTCCTATTAAATTGCAATTGATATTTTAACACGGCCTCATTATGTTCTTTAAGTGTTGTTGAGAACTTATGCATGCCGTTGTTCATCGAGACAAAATATAAATAATCTACTCTGGCTGGATACAAAGCAGATTTAATCGCAGATAATCCTGGATTTGCAATAGGACCCGGCGGCAATCCCTTATATCGGTAAGTATTGTAAGGTGAATCAATTTTCAGATCCTCTTTCCTCAAATTTCCATTAAAACGCTCTCCAAGGGCATAAATTACTGTTGGGTCACTCTTAAGTGGCATCCCTGTTTTTAAACGATTATGAAAGACAGCAGAAATAAGATGTCTTTCAGATACAGCCTTTGTTTCCTTTTCGATAATCGAGGCTAAAGTAAGCACTCGATGAAAAGAAAAACCAATTTGATTTGCATGGTCTTTATCTTCAGAGGTAATTACTTTATTCAATTGGGAAACCATCAATCTGATTATCTCCTCTTCAGTAGCTCCTTTAAGGATATAATATGTTTCCGGGAATAAGTAACCTTCTAAACTTTGGGCATAAATGCCTAAGTTAAAAATAAACTTTTCATCTTTAGTTACCTGAATAAATCTTTCTCTATTGACAAAGCCTTTTTTTGCCAAAAGGTCAGCTATCTGAGAGATATTGTATCCCTCAGGGACGGCGAAGCAGGTCTTAAGGCAGTCGCCACGAACTAATTTTGAGATAATCTCAGGCATATTCATCGCCGGTGTAAGTTCATATTCTCCTGCCTTAATCTTATCCTCGAATTTTATTACCCTTATTAACCACTCAAAGGCAAGGGCATCACGAATTACCCCTTCTGCCCTTAGAATTTTAGTAATCTCCTTTAATCCTATACCCTTACGAATATTAACTGTTT carries:
- the mltG gene encoding endolytic transglycosylase MltG — protein: MGDGEIGVRSDVFFTFYSLLSTLYSLLSTSYSQEIPMIKKILLFILTIILVLPVIVFYQIYVPVNKSSSVIKTVNIRKGIGLKEITKILRAEGVIRDALAFEWLIRVIKFEDKIKAGEYELTPAMNMPEIISKLVRGDCLKTCFAVPEGYNISQIADLLAKKGFVNRERFIQVTKDEKFIFNLGIYAQSLEGYLFPETYYILKGATEEEIIRLMVSQLNKVITSEDKDHANQIGFSFHRVLTLASIIEKETKAVSERHLISAVFHNRLKTGMPLKSDPTVIYALGERFNGNLRKEDLKIDSPYNTYRYKGLPPGPIANPGLSAIKSALYPARVDYLYFVSMNNGMHKFSTTLKEHNEAVLKYQLQFNRK